One region of Solanum pennellii chromosome 6, SPENNV200 genomic DNA includes:
- the LOC107022902 gene encoding uncharacterized protein LOC107022902, whose product MDSNSQFFGEECNSSESGWTMYIGSPSTGDENIGDFDELEESHYKKEGRVNEDDEDCETDDSMASDASSGPISNFSRNAKSGGVDTMVNFKNQKEKGKGKNCSFISNKAKSSMKNGYKNGDQYKVKESILAAKGIKGASNDGGNKVRKSICMGKGK is encoded by the coding sequence ATGGATTCTAATTCCCAATTCTTTGGAGAAGAATGTAACAGCAGTGAATCTGGATGGACAATGTACATTGGTTCTCCTTCAACTGGTGATGAAAATATTGGGGATTTTGATGAATTAGAAGAGAGTCATTATAAGAAAGAAGGTCGTGTTAATGAAGACGATGAAGATTGTGAGACTGATGATTCAATGGCTTCTGATGCATCTTCAGGACCAATTAGTAATTTTTCAAGAAATGCGAAGAGTGGTGGTGTAGATACTATGGTTAATTTCAAGAATCAAAAGGAAAAGGGGAAGGGAAAAAATTGCAGCTTTATTAGCAACAAAGCTAAAAGTTCAATGAAGAATGGTTACAAAAATGGTGATCAATATAAGGTAAAAGAGTCTATCTTGGCTGCAAAAGGAATTAAAGGTGCATCCAATGATGGTGGTAATAAGGTTAGGAAAAGTATTTGTATGGGCAAAGGGAAGTAG